A region of uncultured Anaeromusa sp. DNA encodes the following proteins:
- a CDS encoding AbrB/MazE/SpoVT family DNA-binding domain-containing protein — MKSTGIVRKVDELGRVVLPIELRRTLDIAEKDALEIYVDSDRIVLRKYEPACIFCGSADGITNFRGKNVCKQCALSVGEAI, encoded by the coding sequence ATGAAATCTACAGGTATCGTTCGTAAGGTGGATGAACTCGGTCGCGTAGTTCTGCCCATCGAATTGCGCAGAACCCTCGACATCGCCGAAAAAGACGCTTTGGAAATTTACGTTGACAGTGATCGCATTGTTTTGCGCAAATACGAGCCTGCTTGCATCTTTTGCGGCAGCGCTGACGGCATTACTAATTTCCGCGGCAAAAATGTTTGCAAACAATGTGCTCTTTCAGTCGGAGAGGCCATTTAA